Proteins from one Geomonas agri genomic window:
- a CDS encoding diguanylate cyclase, which translates to MHNMDINVNVATPGPEIEMVQKAREALGEGGLKSVQFPQPLESAFNEYYREKTLKHVRVALLTGLILYAVFGLVDGLLLPADRAHMWFIRYAVVCPTVIAGLAFTYCAQLRRFMQPVVSLVMLVGSLGIVSMVYYDPTPTKNYYYSGLLLLIMGAFTFVSLRLRYAVYWAVITTVAYEVVAIYINHTDLTILIQNSFSIIATIIIGAFSNSLMENYLRRDFLNANLLEHENRQLQNATLELRRLSISDPLTGLGNRRHFEVMLDQEWQRAVRSERHIALIFLDIDFFKNFNDNYGHQAGDNCLKVVAQELGRFARRPGDTAARYGGEEFVLLLSGIGLADAATIAKACRKAVEALQIPHSHSPVAAVVTVSAGVAAMIPDLDADRQQLVEAADQALYRAKLKGRNNVVASNRQTDRRARQVYPQAVS; encoded by the coding sequence ATGCACAACATGGACATAAATGTGAATGTGGCCACCCCCGGCCCTGAGATTGAGATGGTGCAAAAGGCCAGGGAGGCCTTGGGGGAGGGGGGGCTGAAGTCGGTCCAGTTTCCGCAACCGCTGGAGTCCGCCTTCAACGAGTACTACCGGGAAAAGACGCTGAAACACGTCCGGGTAGCGCTGCTGACCGGGCTCATCCTCTACGCGGTTTTCGGGCTCGTGGACGGCCTGCTCCTCCCCGCGGACCGGGCCCACATGTGGTTCATCCGCTACGCGGTGGTCTGCCCCACGGTCATCGCGGGCCTTGCTTTCACCTACTGTGCACAGCTCAGGCGCTTCATGCAGCCGGTGGTGTCGCTAGTGATGCTGGTCGGGAGCCTGGGCATCGTCTCCATGGTCTACTACGACCCGACCCCCACCAAGAACTACTACTACTCCGGCCTCTTGCTGCTCATTATGGGCGCTTTTACCTTTGTGAGCCTAAGACTGCGTTACGCGGTCTACTGGGCGGTGATAACCACGGTGGCATACGAGGTCGTGGCCATTTACATCAACCATACCGACCTCACCATCCTGATCCAGAACAGCTTCAGCATCATCGCTACCATCATCATCGGGGCGTTCTCCAACTCACTGATGGAAAACTACCTGCGACGTGACTTCCTGAACGCCAACCTCCTCGAGCACGAAAATAGGCAGCTCCAGAACGCCACCCTCGAGTTGCGCAGGCTCTCCATCTCCGACCCGCTCACCGGCCTCGGCAATCGTCGCCATTTCGAGGTCATGCTCGACCAGGAGTGGCAGCGTGCAGTCCGCTCGGAGAGGCACATCGCACTCATCTTCCTCGACATCGATTTCTTCAAGAACTTCAATGACAACTACGGACACCAGGCCGGCGACAACTGCCTGAAGGTGGTAGCCCAGGAACTGGGGCGCTTCGCCAGGCGACCGGGGGATACCGCGGCACGCTACGGCGGAGAGGAGTTCGTCCTGCTCCTTTCCGGCATCGGGCTCGCTGATGCGGCGACCATTGCCAAGGCCTGTCGCAAGGCGGTGGAGGCGCTCCAAATCCCGCACAGCCATTCGCCGGTGGCGGCGGTGGTCACTGTCAGCGCAGGCGTTGCAGCCATGATTCCCGACCTGGACGCGGACAGGCAGCAGTTGGTGGAGGCCGCCGACCAGGCGCTGTACCGGGCCAAGCTTAAAGGCCGCAACAACGTGGTCGCTTCAAATCGGCAGACGGACAGGAGAGCTCGGCAGGTGTACCCCCAGGCAGTCAGCTGA
- a CDS encoding DUF2383 domain-containing protein, with translation MEKTEMIDRLNDLIQLDVDAVEAYEQAIKHIGYKDIAKRFREYQDDHRNHITNLTALVQQMDGTPLKPTPDLKGYLIEGFTALMSLTGARQALEAMKSNEKLTNRKYQETVDQPFPDDVMEVLRTNLSQELWHLSYIDEILTIPRREL, from the coding sequence ATGGAAAAAACGGAGATGATCGACCGGCTGAACGACCTGATCCAGTTAGACGTCGATGCGGTCGAGGCCTACGAGCAGGCCATCAAGCACATCGGGTACAAGGACATCGCCAAGAGGTTTCGGGAGTACCAGGACGACCACCGTAACCACATCACCAACCTCACGGCATTGGTACAGCAGATGGATGGCACACCGCTCAAGCCGACCCCGGACCTGAAGGGCTACCTGATCGAAGGATTCACCGCCCTCATGAGCCTGACCGGCGCCAGACAGGCCCTGGAGGCGATGAAAAGCAACGAAAAGCTGACCAATCGAAAGTACCAGGAAACCGTCGATCAGCCTTTTCCCGACGACGTGATGGAGGTCCTGCGCACCAACCTGTCGCAGGAGCTCTGGCACCTGTCCTACATAGACGAGATCCTCACCATCCCGCGCCGCGAACTCTGA
- a CDS encoding YifB family Mg chelatase-like AAA ATPase: MLAKVLASALLGIDAILVDVEVDITQGLPQLATVGLPDGAVKESKDRVKAALKNSGYDFPNRKITVNLAPADVKKEGASFDLPISIGILAATGVIKEELLKRYILLGELSLDGGVKPVRGCLSVAVAAREAGLAGIIIPAENVCEGGVVEGVEVIGVTELSQVVEFLNGNLAIAPYCADIEALFSQGCEAGDDFSEVKGQEHAKRALEVAAAGSHNILMIGPPGSGKTMLARRIPSILPPMLFEEAIETTKVYSVMGLLERDHALISTRPFRSPHHTISDVGLIGGSNTPKPGEVSLSHNGVLFLDELPEFKQHVLEVLRQPMEDGRVTISRALSSVTYPSRIMLVTAMNPCPCGYLSDPVHQCSCTPLMIHRYRSRVSGPLLDRIDIHIEVPAVKYRDLADRGESESSAAIAARVAQSREVQKERFKGTKVRSNSQMTARMIRKFCEPDAAGNRMLEVVTDRLGLSARSYTRILKVSRTIADLEGSESIQEHHISEAIQYRSLDRKT; encoded by the coding sequence ATGCTTGCCAAGGTTCTCGCCAGCGCGCTCTTAGGCATCGACGCCATCCTCGTCGACGTGGAAGTCGACATCACCCAGGGACTTCCCCAACTGGCCACGGTAGGGCTCCCCGACGGCGCCGTCAAGGAGAGCAAGGACCGGGTCAAGGCGGCGCTCAAAAACTCCGGCTACGATTTCCCCAATCGCAAGATCACCGTCAACCTCGCCCCCGCCGATGTCAAGAAAGAGGGGGCCTCCTTCGACCTTCCCATCTCCATCGGTATCCTCGCCGCCACCGGCGTTATCAAAGAAGAACTGCTCAAGCGTTACATCCTCTTGGGAGAGCTGTCGCTGGACGGCGGTGTCAAGCCCGTGCGCGGCTGCCTCTCGGTCGCGGTCGCCGCACGCGAGGCGGGGCTGGCCGGCATCATCATCCCGGCGGAGAACGTTTGCGAGGGAGGTGTGGTCGAGGGGGTGGAGGTAATCGGCGTCACCGAACTCTCCCAGGTGGTTGAATTCCTGAACGGCAACCTTGCCATCGCCCCGTACTGCGCCGACATCGAGGCCCTCTTCAGCCAGGGGTGCGAGGCCGGCGACGACTTCTCCGAGGTGAAAGGACAGGAGCACGCAAAGCGTGCCCTCGAGGTTGCCGCAGCGGGAAGTCACAATATCCTGATGATTGGTCCGCCCGGATCCGGCAAGACCATGCTGGCCCGGCGCATCCCCTCCATCCTCCCCCCGATGCTCTTTGAGGAGGCCATCGAAACCACCAAGGTCTACAGCGTGATGGGGCTACTGGAGCGGGACCATGCGCTCATCTCCACCCGCCCTTTCCGTTCCCCGCATCACACCATATCCGACGTCGGCCTCATCGGCGGTAGCAACACCCCGAAGCCCGGTGAGGTCTCGCTGTCCCACAACGGCGTCCTGTTCCTGGACGAGCTTCCCGAGTTCAAGCAGCACGTCCTGGAAGTGCTGCGCCAGCCCATGGAGGATGGCCGGGTCACCATCTCCCGGGCGCTCTCCTCGGTCACGTATCCGAGCCGAATAATGCTCGTTACAGCAATGAATCCGTGCCCTTGCGGGTACTTGTCCGATCCGGTACACCAGTGCTCGTGCACTCCGCTCATGATCCACCGCTATCGTTCCCGCGTTTCGGGACCGCTTTTGGACCGCATCGACATCCACATCGAAGTCCCGGCGGTGAAGTACCGCGACCTAGCCGACCGGGGTGAGAGCGAGAGCTCCGCGGCCATAGCCGCGCGCGTGGCGCAATCGCGGGAGGTGCAGAAGGAGCGTTTCAAGGGGACTAAGGTGAGGAGCAACTCCCAGATGACCGCCCGGATGATCCGCAAGTTCTGCGAGCCCGACGCGGCGGGGAACCGGATGCTCGAGGTGGTGACCGACCGCCTCGGACTCAGTGCCAGGAGCTACACCCGCATCCTTAAGGTGTCCCGGACCATCGCGGACCTTGAGGGAAGCGAGTCTATCCAAGAGCACCACATCTCCGAAGCGATCCAGTACCGCAGCCTGGACCGAAAGACCTAA
- the trxB gene encoding thioredoxin-disulfide reductase: MEPIHHRLIILGSGPAGYTAAIYAARANLNPVLITGLQAGGQLMTTTEVDNWPGDPAGVMGPELMERMRQHAEHFGTQFIFDHISKAQVMKPPFVLEGDSGSYSCDALIIATGASAKYLGLPSEHAFKGKGVSACATCDGFFYRNKPVAVIGGGSTAVEEALYLSNIASHVTVVHRRDKFRAEKILADRLIEKTKNGNVTIEWNHQLEEVIGDESGVTGIRLRHKSGSDKHIDVHGCFIAIGHQPNTHIFEGQLEMDEGYIRTNCGYEGNSTATSTPGVFAAGDVQDRNYKQAITSAGTGCMAALDADRYLEMLKA, translated from the coding sequence ATGGAACCGATTCACCATCGTCTCATCATATTAGGCTCAGGTCCCGCGGGATATACTGCAGCGATCTATGCAGCGCGCGCCAACCTGAATCCTGTCCTCATTACCGGGCTGCAGGCGGGGGGACAGTTGATGACGACGACCGAGGTGGATAACTGGCCGGGCGACCCTGCCGGGGTGATGGGGCCCGAGTTGATGGAGCGCATGCGCCAGCACGCCGAGCACTTCGGCACCCAGTTCATCTTCGACCATATCAGCAAGGCCCAGGTAATGAAGCCTCCCTTCGTCCTGGAAGGCGACAGCGGCAGCTACAGCTGCGACGCGCTCATCATTGCGACCGGCGCCTCGGCCAAATACCTGGGGCTCCCGTCCGAGCACGCCTTCAAGGGCAAGGGCGTATCGGCCTGCGCCACCTGCGACGGTTTTTTCTACCGTAACAAGCCGGTCGCTGTTATTGGCGGCGGCAGCACCGCGGTCGAGGAAGCGCTCTACCTCTCCAACATCGCGAGCCACGTTACCGTAGTGCACAGAAGGGACAAGTTCCGCGCGGAGAAGATCCTGGCTGACAGGCTGATCGAGAAGACCAAGAACGGCAACGTCACCATCGAGTGGAACCATCAGCTGGAAGAGGTGATCGGGGACGAGTCCGGCGTGACCGGCATCAGGCTGCGCCACAAGAGCGGTTCGGACAAGCACATCGACGTGCACGGCTGCTTTATCGCCATCGGTCACCAGCCTAACACCCACATCTTTGAAGGGCAGCTCGAAATGGACGAGGGATACATCCGCACTAACTGCGGCTACGAGGGTAACTCCACCGCCACCAGCACCCCGGGCGTCTTCGCCGCCGGCGACGTGCAGGACCGCAACTACAAGCAGGCCATCACCTCCGCCGGCACCGGCTGCATGGCCGCCCTCGATGCCGACCGTTACCTGGAGATGCTGAAAGCCTGA